In Gemmatimonadetes bacterium SCN 70-22, a single genomic region encodes these proteins:
- a CDS encoding sodium/glutamate symporter, with product MPTLQLDPIQTVALAAVVLFVGYGIRRRVTLLDRFNIPAPVIGGFAFALLALALRQSGLLTIEFDAALQTPFMIAFFTTIGLGASVALLRRGGPQVLVFWLLASLLAIVQNGVGIGIAQLLGVDLRFGLIAGSITMTGGHGTGAAFGKLLEEQYQLSGAMALAMAAATFGLVAGGLLGGPVGTRLMHRHGLRSAPAPTGDVAVSAVEAAALDAEIDTEPAGEAPTAYSLLQMIAVILGCMALGGVVSQWAAQYVTLPAYIGAMLVAAVARNVFETSRLVRISARTIDDLGTIALALFLTMALMTLRLWELFDLAVPMLVILAAQVVVMAAFARWITFRLMGRDYDAAVMASGHCGFGMGATPTAVANMKSLVERFGDAPRAFLVLPMVGAFFIDFSNAVIITTFINMVKG from the coding sequence GTGCCCACATTGCAGCTCGATCCGATCCAGACCGTGGCACTCGCCGCCGTCGTCCTCTTCGTCGGGTACGGCATCCGCCGTCGCGTGACCCTCCTCGACCGCTTCAACATCCCGGCGCCGGTCATCGGTGGATTCGCCTTCGCGCTCCTGGCGCTGGCGCTGCGCCAGTCGGGGCTGCTCACGATCGAGTTCGACGCGGCGCTGCAGACGCCCTTCATGATCGCCTTCTTCACCACCATCGGGCTGGGTGCGTCGGTGGCCTTGCTGCGGCGCGGCGGTCCGCAGGTCCTCGTCTTCTGGCTGCTGGCATCGCTCCTGGCCATCGTACAGAACGGCGTCGGAATCGGGATCGCGCAGCTGCTCGGCGTCGATCTGCGCTTCGGGCTCATCGCCGGCTCCATCACGATGACGGGCGGGCATGGCACGGGAGCGGCCTTCGGCAAGCTGCTGGAGGAGCAGTACCAGCTCTCCGGCGCCATGGCGCTGGCGATGGCAGCTGCAACGTTCGGCCTCGTCGCGGGCGGCCTCCTGGGCGGTCCCGTCGGGACACGCCTGATGCACCGGCACGGCCTCCGCTCGGCGCCGGCACCGACCGGTGACGTCGCGGTTTCCGCCGTCGAGGCGGCAGCGCTCGACGCCGAGATCGACACCGAGCCGGCCGGCGAGGCGCCCACCGCCTACAGCCTGTTGCAGATGATCGCGGTCATCCTGGGGTGCATGGCGCTCGGAGGCGTGGTGTCACAGTGGGCGGCGCAGTACGTCACGCTGCCGGCGTACATCGGCGCAATGCTGGTCGCGGCGGTCGCGCGCAACGTGTTCGAGACGTCCCGCCTGGTGCGCATCTCCGCCAGGACGATCGACGACCTTGGAACGATCGCCCTGGCACTGTTCCTCACCATGGCGCTGATGACGCTGCGGCTGTGGGAGCTCTTCGACCTCGCCGTTCCGATGCTGGTGATCCTCGCCGCGCAGGTGGTCGTGATGGCCGCGTTTGCCAGGTGGATCACGTTCCGCCTCATGGGACGCGACTACGATGCGGCGGTGATGGCCAGCGGACACTGCGGCTTCGGGATGGGGGCCACGCCAACGGCGGTGGCCAACATGAAGTCGCTCGTGGAACGCTTCGGCGACGCGCCCCGCGCGTTTCTCGTCCTCCCGATGGTGGGGGCGTTCTTCATCGACTTCAGCAACGCGGTGATCATCACGACCTTCATCAACATGGTGAAGGGGTAG
- a CDS encoding argininosuccinate lyase, translated as MDAVNRSIGIDFRLWPFDVRLSKAWATALSRAGILTSEESTDIGAGLDRVAGRLAAGEVPIDSDEDIHTMIDRLLHEEAGAVASKLHTGRSRNDQVATASRMWAMDACQRLDGAVREVQAVLLAHAEGLQEAILPAYTHMQRAIPVSAAHWVLSHFWPLERDRLRLAVAARSAASLPLGSGAVAGCAFPISRTFLKDALGFEAVSPNSIDAVADRDFVVEVVFACSMMATHLSKLAEDLILFGSSEFAFVRFGDGYSTGSSMMPQKRNPDALEIARGSAGRLMGDLVSLLGTLKGLPSGYNKDLQDDKRAMFGAVDTLLLVLPAVAGAVEELTFDRERMRAAVSSAMMATDLADYLVEKGVAFREAHKAVGALVRECEATGLELHALPRAAYARAHAAFGDDVYDALSPERSLVRRDVEGGTGPGAVRTQIERARAALDTSSSQGEPHHR; from the coding sequence ATGGACGCCGTCAACCGCTCCATCGGGATCGACTTCCGGCTGTGGCCCTTCGACGTCAGGCTCTCGAAGGCGTGGGCCACCGCACTGAGCCGCGCCGGCATCCTGACGAGTGAGGAGAGCACGGACATCGGCGCAGGCCTCGACAGGGTCGCCGGGCGACTCGCGGCGGGCGAGGTGCCGATCGACTCTGACGAGGATATCCATACCATGATCGACCGCCTCCTCCACGAGGAGGCGGGTGCGGTCGCATCCAAGTTGCACACCGGACGCTCGCGCAACGACCAGGTGGCGACCGCCTCCCGGATGTGGGCGATGGACGCCTGCCAGCGCCTCGACGGCGCCGTCCGCGAGGTGCAGGCGGTCCTGCTCGCGCACGCGGAGGGGTTGCAGGAAGCCATACTCCCGGCCTACACGCACATGCAGCGCGCCATCCCGGTCTCGGCGGCGCACTGGGTGCTCTCGCACTTCTGGCCCCTCGAGCGCGACCGGCTGCGGCTGGCGGTGGCCGCGCGCAGTGCGGCCTCGCTCCCACTGGGGTCGGGGGCGGTGGCGGGCTGCGCCTTCCCCATTTCCCGCACCTTCCTCAAGGACGCGCTGGGGTTCGAAGCGGTCTCGCCCAATTCGATCGACGCCGTCGCCGACCGCGACTTCGTGGTCGAGGTCGTCTTTGCCTGCTCGATGATGGCAACACATCTCTCGAAGCTGGCGGAAGACCTCATCCTGTTCGGGTCGAGCGAGTTCGCCTTCGTGAGGTTCGGCGACGGCTACTCCACGGGCTCGAGCATGATGCCCCAGAAGCGCAACCCCGACGCCCTCGAGATCGCGCGAGGCTCGGCAGGACGCCTGATGGGTGACCTCGTCTCCCTGTTGGGCACGCTGAAGGGACTCCCCAGCGGATACAACAAGGACCTGCAGGACGACAAGCGCGCGATGTTCGGCGCCGTGGACACCCTGCTCCTTGTCCTGCCGGCCGTCGCCGGCGCGGTGGAGGAACTCACCTTCGACCGGGAACGCATGCGTGCCGCGGTCTCGAGCGCCATGATGGCGACCGACCTGGCCGACTACCTGGTGGAGAAGGGGGTCGCGTTTCGCGAAGCGCACAAGGCGGTCGGCGCGCTCGTGCGCGAGTGCGAGGCCACCGGGCTCGAGCTGCACGCGCTCCCGCGTGCCGCATACGCTCGCGCACATGCCGCGTTCGGCGACGACGTGTACGATGCGTTGTCTCCCGAGCGGTCCCTTGTGCGGCGCGACGTCGAAGGAGGAACCGGCCCGGGCGCGGTCAGGACACAGATCGAACGGGCACGCGCAGCGCTCGACACCTCGTCATCGCAGGGAGAGCCACACCATCGATAG
- a CDS encoding argininosuccinate synthase, giving the protein MQTIALAYSGGLDTSIIVPWLREHYDARVVCVAADVGQGEDELKGVVEKAIASGAAECYVEDLRKEFVEDFIYPTLRAGAIYNRKYLLGTSMARPIIAKRQVDVARKVGATALAHGCTGKGNDQVRFELTYMTFAPDLKVIAPWREPSWTIRSREDALAYAAERNIPVAATTKKIYSRDRNLWHISHEGGVLEDPNQAPLKDMFMLTTDPEDAPNEAELVTIGFERGTPVAVNGEKLGPVELIMALNRIGGRHGIGRADIVEDRLIGMKSRGVYETPGGTLLYTALSELEMLVLDRRTIAAKDVISPRYADLVYEGRWWTTEREAYDAFVNVVQARVTGTVTLRLYKGNIVVAGRASEQALYDERFVTFGEDDGVYQQSDAAGFIRLYGLPMRVRALKDLELKQHHKQEGEGAKDTTLAYA; this is encoded by the coding sequence ATGCAGACCATCGCCCTCGCCTACTCCGGCGGGCTTGATACTTCGATCATCGTCCCCTGGCTGCGCGAGCACTATGACGCGCGCGTGGTCTGCGTTGCGGCCGACGTCGGTCAGGGGGAGGACGAACTCAAGGGGGTCGTCGAGAAGGCCATCGCCTCGGGTGCCGCCGAGTGCTATGTGGAGGACCTCCGCAAGGAGTTCGTGGAGGACTTCATCTATCCGACGCTTCGCGCCGGCGCGATCTACAATCGCAAGTACCTCCTCGGTACCTCGATGGCCCGCCCGATCATCGCCAAGCGCCAGGTCGATGTCGCCCGCAAGGTCGGCGCGACCGCGCTCGCGCATGGCTGCACCGGCAAGGGGAACGATCAGGTGCGCTTCGAGCTGACGTACATGACCTTCGCCCCCGACCTCAAGGTCATCGCCCCGTGGCGCGAGCCGTCGTGGACGATCCGCTCGCGCGAGGACGCGCTCGCCTACGCGGCCGAACGCAACATCCCGGTGGCCGCGACCACCAAGAAGATCTACTCACGCGATCGCAATCTCTGGCACATCTCGCACGAAGGCGGTGTCCTCGAAGACCCGAATCAGGCGCCGCTGAAGGACATGTTCATGCTCACCACCGATCCCGAGGACGCCCCCAACGAGGCCGAGCTCGTGACGATCGGCTTCGAGCGCGGGACGCCGGTCGCGGTGAATGGCGAGAAGCTCGGCCCGGTCGAGCTCATCATGGCGCTCAACAGGATCGGCGGGCGGCACGGGATCGGACGCGCCGACATCGTCGAGGATCGCCTCATCGGGATGAAGTCGCGCGGCGTGTACGAGACGCCGGGCGGGACCCTGCTGTACACCGCGCTGAGCGAGCTCGAGATGCTGGTTCTGGACCGGCGCACCATCGCCGCCAAGGACGTCATCTCGCCGCGTTACGCCGATCTCGTCTACGAGGGGCGTTGGTGGACCACCGAACGGGAGGCGTACGACGCCTTCGTCAACGTGGTGCAGGCGCGCGTAACGGGCACCGTGACGCTTCGCCTCTACAAGGGGAACATCGTCGTCGCGGGGCGCGCCTCGGAGCAGGCGCTCTACGACGAGCGCTTCGTCACGTTTGGCGAGGACGACGGCGTGTACCAGCAGTCGGATGCAGCTGGCTTCATCCGCCTTTACGGCCTCCCCATGCGCGTGCGCGCGCTCAAGGACCTGGAGCTCAAGCAGCACCACAAGCAGGAAGGCGAGGGGGCGAAGGACACGACGCTCGCGTACGCGTGA
- a CDS encoding arginine repressor: MNKRDRHAAIRELVAAQPVGSQEELRQLLKDRGWDVTQSTLSRDLRELRLVRIPTNEGPRYASPESLAGEDERTLVEDVLPQFYDSVDGVGELLVLKTIYGGAQPVAEAIDSAGWAEVVGTIGGENTVLIICRSREARERLHKRIEKLSQSAWGGGGGGGGGGGGGGGRRPTVAPSSPSPD, translated from the coding sequence GTGAACAAACGCGATCGTCACGCGGCCATCCGTGAGCTCGTTGCGGCACAGCCCGTCGGAAGCCAGGAGGAGCTCCGGCAGCTCCTCAAGGACCGCGGCTGGGATGTCACGCAGTCGACGCTGTCGCGCGACCTGCGCGAGCTGCGCCTCGTCCGGATCCCCACCAACGAGGGGCCGCGCTATGCCTCACCGGAATCGCTGGCGGGCGAGGACGAGCGAACCCTGGTCGAGGACGTCCTCCCCCAGTTCTACGACTCGGTGGACGGTGTCGGCGAACTGCTGGTCCTGAAGACGATCTACGGTGGCGCGCAGCCGGTGGCCGAAGCGATCGATTCGGCAGGGTGGGCCGAAGTGGTCGGGACGATCGGCGGCGAGAATACCGTGCTCATCATCTGCCGCTCCCGGGAGGCGCGAGAGCGACTCCACAAGCGGATCGAGAAGCTCTCGCAGTCGGCGTGGGGGGGGGGGGGGGGGGGGGGGGGGGGGGGGGGGGGGGGGGGGGGGCGGCGGCCGACGGTCGCGCCTTCGTCGCCGTCCCCCGATTGA
- a CDS encoding N-acetyl-gamma-glutamyl-phosphate reductase, translating to MPVGVFGASGYAGRELCALINAHPQLELVYATANAHRGERARLGARDVTFIATDDAPIAKAEVVFSALPHGASATWVERARREGVRAIDLSSDLRPGHTTQPVPYGLTEVNREQLRGAELIANPGCYPTAALLALVPLLSRGLVKPGSAIVVDAASGVTGAGNSPKPELLFGEVTENYRAYGVGNEHRHLPEMRSLLNSFEADADLLFTPHLLPVARGILSTITVQLTEELGQPLAIWHEHFAGERFIEITEQLPALRDVAHRNTVRITVREAHGLRTPTLIVLSAIDNLVKGAAGQALQNANVSLGLPEELGLPL from the coding sequence ATTCCTGTCGGAGTCTTCGGGGCGAGCGGATATGCGGGGCGAGAGCTCTGCGCGCTCATCAACGCCCACCCCCAGCTCGAGCTGGTCTACGCGACCGCCAACGCCCACCGTGGCGAACGCGCGCGCCTGGGCGCACGCGACGTCACCTTCATTGCAACCGACGACGCGCCGATCGCGAAGGCCGAGGTGGTCTTCAGCGCCCTTCCGCATGGTGCCTCGGCTACGTGGGTCGAGCGCGCTCGTCGCGAGGGTGTGCGGGCCATCGACCTCTCGAGCGACCTGCGGCCGGGACACACGACGCAGCCGGTGCCGTATGGGTTGACCGAGGTCAATCGCGAGCAGCTGCGTGGCGCGGAATTGATCGCCAACCCGGGGTGCTATCCCACGGCGGCGCTGCTGGCGCTCGTGCCCCTCCTGTCACGCGGGCTGGTGAAGCCGGGCTCCGCGATCGTGGTGGACGCTGCCAGCGGGGTGACCGGCGCGGGCAACTCCCCGAAGCCGGAGCTCCTCTTCGGCGAGGTGACCGAGAACTATCGCGCCTATGGGGTGGGGAACGAGCACCGGCACCTTCCGGAGATGCGCTCGCTGCTGAACAGCTTCGAGGCGGACGCCGATCTCCTGTTCACGCCGCACCTCCTCCCGGTGGCGCGCGGGATTCTCTCCACCATCACGGTGCAGCTGACCGAAGAGCTGGGGCAGCCGCTCGCCATCTGGCATGAGCACTTCGCCGGGGAGCGCTTCATCGAGATCACCGAGCAGCTCCCGGCGCTCCGCGACGTGGCCCATCGCAACACCGTGCGGATCACCGTGCGGGAGGCGCACGGGCTGCGGACGCCGACGCTCATCGTCCTGTCGGCGATCGACAACCTGGTGAAGGGAGCGGCGGGACAGGCGCTCCAGAACGCCAACGTCTCGCTCGGGCTGCCGGAGGAGCTGGGGTTGCCGCTGTGA